The Martelella endophytica genome contains the following window.
CCAGGGTCAGGTGCTCGACATCATGGACCGGCTGGTTCGCGACAAGGGCATGGGCCTGATCCTGATCAGCCACGATCTCGATCTTGTCTCGCGCTACTGCGACCGCATCCTGGTGATGAAATCCGGCGAGATCGTCGAGGAATGCGTGGCGTCCGAACTGTCGAAAGCGCGTCATCCCTATACGCGCGGGCTGCTGGCGGCGATGCCGCGCATGGACGAGGACCGGGACTTCCTGCCGGTGCTGGAACGGGGAGACACGTGATGACTGCGCTTTCCCTCACCAATGTCGATATCGCCTATGGCGACACCAAGGTCGTCTTCGGCGCCGGGCTCACCGTCGCGGAGGGGGAGAGCTTTGCCCTTGTCGGTGAGAGCGGTTCGGGCAAATCGACCATCCTGCGTGCCATTGCCGGCCTTGTGCCGGACTGGTCCGGCGATATCGCCGTCCTCGGCAAGCCACGCGGCAAGAGCCTCGACCGGAGTTTCGCCCGCACCTGCCAGATGGTCTTCCAGGACCCATACGGCTCGCTTCATCCGCGCAAGACCATCGATGCGACGCTCTCCGAGCCGCTTGCCGTCCATGGCATCGGCAATCGTTCCGAACGGGTGGAGGCGATGCTTTCCGCCGTCGGCCTCGACCGGCGCTTCCGGTTCCGCTATCCGCACCAGCTTTCCGGCGGCCAGCGCCAGCGCGTGGCGATTGCCCGCGCCCTGATGCTGGAGCCGAAGGTGCTGCTCCTCGACGAGCCGACCTCGGCGCTCGACGTTTCGGTGCAGGCGGAAATTCTGAACCTTTTGAAGAGGTTGCGCGCGGAGCAAAACCTCACCTTCCTGCTGGTCACCCACAACCTGCCGGTCGTCTCTTTCCTCTGCGACCGTCTGGCGGTGATGCGCCGCGGCCGGATCGTCGAAATCGCCGGCGTCGACAAGCTCAAGTCCGGCACCCTGACCCACCCATACGCCCGCGAGCTCTATGCGGCGAGCGGCGGACATACCGAAGGACAATGACATGACCACCGAGACGGCGCTTGCCCGCTTCGCCATCGACATCGCGGCCGCTAAAACCGGCGATGAAGCTTTCGCCACGCTCCAGAGGCTGACCGAGGCCACCGTCGGCGTCAAGCTGTTCACCGTGATGACGGTGGACATGGAGGCGGGCCTTGCGCGCC
Protein-coding sequences here:
- a CDS encoding ABC transporter ATP-binding protein, yielding MTALSLTNVDIAYGDTKVVFGAGLTVAEGESFALVGESGSGKSTILRAIAGLVPDWSGDIAVLGKPRGKSLDRSFARTCQMVFQDPYGSLHPRKTIDATLSEPLAVHGIGNRSERVEAMLSAVGLDRRFRFRYPHQLSGGQRQRVAIARALMLEPKVLLLDEPTSALDVSVQAEILNLLKRLRAEQNLTFLLVTHNLPVVSFLCDRLAVMRRGRIVEIAGVDKLKSGTLTHPYARELYAASGGHTEGQ